A window from Thiomonas sp. FB-Cd encodes these proteins:
- a CDS encoding AMP-binding protein, producing the protein MNIAQWLQRTAWRYGNQTAIGHGTQAWCTYSEFAAMAARGATWLGHRGVRPGDRVALFMTNRPEYLPALWAVWWSGAAAVPINAKLHPKEAAWISSHSGSSVVFTSADLAEELGAALRDEGCSATVETDMRRVFDAMLPEAALAPREEHDPAWLFYTSGTTGRPKGVDLGARQLRWTSMGMLTAVQAVEPGDVALHPAPISHASGMLHLPYVLQGGINVVPESGGFDAAECLALAAHWHNASFFAAPTMVRRLVDAVKTAGQRPPGLATVCYGGGPMYLADLDDALQYIGPHFGQIYGQGESPMMITALPRTMINHLYETRPEGWREQLASVGVAQSMVEVSVCDAQGDVVAAGETGEVCVRGDVVMNGYWRQPEATAATIVDGWLRTGDVGRMDEHGFLTLLDRSKDVIISGGTNIYPREVEEALLTHDDVVEVAVIGRPDPEWGEQVVAYIVSSRGVDAMALDAHCLAHIARFKRPKHYRFVATLPKNNYGKVLKTTLREWDAQVST; encoded by the coding sequence ATGAACATTGCTCAGTGGTTGCAACGCACGGCGTGGCGGTACGGCAATCAGACTGCCATCGGACATGGCACCCAGGCATGGTGCACTTACAGCGAATTCGCGGCGATGGCCGCCCGGGGGGCTACTTGGTTGGGCCACCGTGGGGTCAGGCCGGGCGATCGCGTCGCGCTCTTCATGACCAACAGGCCGGAGTACCTGCCAGCCCTGTGGGCCGTCTGGTGGAGCGGCGCGGCCGCGGTCCCGATCAACGCCAAGCTTCATCCGAAGGAGGCAGCTTGGATCTCATCGCACAGCGGCAGCAGCGTGGTCTTCACCAGCGCCGACCTCGCCGAGGAGCTGGGCGCAGCGCTGCGCGACGAGGGCTGTTCGGCGACTGTGGAGACCGACATGCGCCGCGTGTTCGATGCCATGCTGCCCGAGGCCGCCCTTGCCCCTCGCGAGGAGCACGACCCAGCTTGGCTGTTCTACACCAGTGGCACTACCGGTCGCCCAAAGGGCGTGGATCTCGGCGCTCGGCAGCTGCGTTGGACGAGCATGGGCATGCTCACGGCCGTGCAAGCCGTGGAGCCCGGTGACGTCGCTCTGCATCCCGCCCCGATCTCTCATGCCAGCGGCATGCTGCACCTGCCCTATGTGCTGCAGGGCGGAATCAATGTCGTACCTGAATCGGGTGGCTTTGACGCCGCCGAGTGCTTGGCGCTGGCGGCACATTGGCACAACGCATCGTTCTTCGCGGCGCCTACGATGGTCAGGCGCCTTGTGGACGCCGTCAAGACGGCTGGCCAAAGGCCGCCAGGTCTGGCCACTGTCTGCTATGGTGGCGGGCCGATGTACTTGGCCGACCTGGATGATGCGTTGCAATACATCGGCCCCCACTTCGGGCAGATCTACGGCCAGGGCGAGAGTCCGATGATGATCACCGCGCTGCCTCGCACGATGATCAATCACCTGTACGAGACGAGGCCCGAAGGGTGGCGTGAACAGCTTGCTTCAGTGGGCGTCGCGCAGTCCATGGTGGAGGTCAGCGTCTGCGATGCCCAAGGCGATGTGGTCGCCGCCGGCGAAACGGGCGAGGTGTGCGTGCGAGGTGACGTAGTGATGAACGGCTATTGGCGGCAGCCCGAGGCTACTGCAGCCACAATCGTCGATGGCTGGCTGCGTACTGGCGATGTCGGTCGCATGGACGAACACGGATTTCTCACGCTGCTTGACCGCAGCAAGGACGTGATCATCAGCGGTGGAACGAACATCTATCCGCGAGAAGTGGAAGAGGCGTTACTGACGCACGACGATGTGGTCGAGGTGGCCGTCATCGGCCGGCCGGATCCCGAATGGGGCGAGCAGGTCGTAGCGTACATCGTGAGCTCGCGCGGCGTCGATGCCATGGCGCTCGACGCCCACTGCCTGGCGCACATTGCGCGCTTCAAGCGACCCAAGCACTACCGCTTCGTCGCCACGCTGCCGAAGAACAATTACGGCAAGGTTTTGAAGACCACCCTGCGGGAGTGGGACGCACAGGTATCGACCTGA
- a CDS encoding thiolase domain-containing protein, producing MIDLIGFAHTPFTRAPTAQVETLLAQVARDALADAGLEANDIDAVVIGHFGHGLSAQGFVAGLSSGLAPGLRGKPSMRVESACASGSAAVHLAALRIRAGEAQRVLVLGVEVMSALPTRDVGQALLKASYVKDESQLDGGFAGMFAQIAERYAQRFGDPHDAMARIAVKAHANGAHNPYAQYRQPLDLALCSTASDKNPRVAGMLLRSDCSPISDGAAAIVMCAASAAPASAPRVRLRAMTQVNDVMPVAQRDMSELRGARQAWQQMLAAGKVTLDDLACAEVHDCFTIAELMLYESIGLTPPGQGHTALDNGWVQAGGRLPVNLSGGLKSKGHPVGATGVSMHVLAAWLLLGRFRPGALTGRAQLAGVLNMGGTAVTNFASLLERVH from the coding sequence ATGATCGACCTGATCGGATTCGCTCACACGCCGTTTACCCGGGCACCCACAGCGCAGGTCGAAACCTTGCTGGCGCAGGTCGCGAGGGACGCGCTCGCCGACGCGGGGCTCGAGGCCAATGACATCGATGCTGTCGTCATCGGCCACTTCGGCCATGGGTTGTCTGCGCAAGGTTTCGTCGCCGGACTTAGTTCAGGGCTCGCACCGGGGCTGCGCGGGAAGCCCTCAATGCGCGTGGAAAGTGCTTGCGCTTCAGGCAGTGCCGCAGTGCACCTGGCAGCCTTGCGCATTCGCGCCGGTGAAGCGCAACGAGTGCTGGTGCTTGGCGTGGAGGTCATGTCGGCGCTGCCCACTCGTGACGTCGGTCAGGCGCTGCTGAAGGCGTCCTACGTCAAGGATGAGAGCCAGCTTGACGGCGGCTTCGCTGGCATGTTCGCGCAGATCGCTGAGAGGTACGCGCAGCGCTTCGGTGATCCGCACGACGCTATGGCCCGCATCGCCGTCAAGGCGCATGCCAACGGAGCGCACAACCCATACGCGCAATATCGCCAGCCACTGGATCTGGCGCTTTGCAGTACGGCTTCCGACAAGAATCCGCGCGTGGCCGGCATGCTGTTGCGCAGCGACTGCTCGCCGATCTCGGATGGGGCAGCGGCCATCGTGATGTGCGCTGCATCGGCCGCGCCCGCCAGTGCGCCGCGCGTTCGCTTGCGTGCGATGACGCAGGTCAACGACGTCATGCCCGTGGCCCAGCGCGACATGAGCGAGTTGCGCGGAGCGCGCCAGGCTTGGCAGCAAATGCTCGCAGCGGGGAAGGTCACGCTGGACGACCTCGCCTGTGCGGAAGTGCACGACTGTTTCACCATTGCTGAGCTGATGCTCTATGAATCCATCGGACTCACCCCACCTGGGCAAGGACATACGGCGTTGGACAATGGGTGGGTTCAGGCTGGTGGTCGGCTGCCGGTGAATCTGTCGGGCGGGCTCAAGTCCAAGGGACACCCGGTGGGCGCAACGGGCGTGTCAATGCATGTGCTAGCTGCTTGGTTGCTTCTCGGGCGATTCCGGCCCGGCGCGCTAACAGGTCGCGCACAGCTGGCTGGCGTGCTGAACATGGGGGGTACTGCAGTGACCAACTTCGCCTCGCTTCTCGAGCGCGTGCATTGA